In Daphnia pulex isolate KAP4 chromosome 7, ASM2113471v1, one genomic interval encodes:
- the LOC124197821 gene encoding zinc finger CCCH domain-containing protein 13-like produces the protein MSIGPNEARGGNGMRRRAPSAIPSLDPRANNFLGDLIDVEQVGEVEVEDEVTVPSVLSAERRAYAEIERMRQQRDIERQQRERERQEETVRRQRQERHQQRDRDDRLRREQEEADRRERRSRSREERRNRDARPRSKSRSPHRSNSTKLVQTPLVPVPPVTRNALPPSPPPPTAGPSERLQHPRKVLVSKKDSRNFADWLNKSVMPAELKGFADNYPIEFEKKEFSLAPPRLDDWMTRRLKESAAHKASEVADKTWISVQLKVLDLQDRWSISTS, from the coding sequence ATGTCAATTGGTCCTAACGAGGCCAGAGGCGGAAATGGCATGCGTAGAAGAGCACCGTCTGCCATCCCGTCCTTGGACCCTCGcgctaataattttttaggCGATTTAATTGACGTAGAACAAGTGGGTGAAGTTGAAGTAGAAGACGAAGTGACAGTGCCAAGTGTGTTGTCGGCGGAACGTCGAGCCTATGCAGAGATCGAGAGGATGCGGCAGCAACGGGATATTGAGAGGCAGCAACGTGAGAGGGAGAGGCAGGAAGAAACGGTTCGGCGTCAACGGCAGGAACGCCACCAGCAGCGGGATCGTGATGATCGCCTTCGACGAGAGCAAGAGGAAGCCGACCGTCGCGAACGTAGGAGTCGTTCGAGGGAAGAACGTCGTAACCGCGACGCACGTCCCAGATCCAAGTCCAGGTCCCCTCACCGCTCTAATTCAACCAAACTGGTCCAGACGCCCTTAGTTCCGGTGCCTCCTGTCACAAGAAATGCACTTCcaccgtcgccgccgccgccgaccGCCGGGCCATCAGAAAGACTTCAGCATCCAAGGAAAGTCCTGGTCTCGAAAAAAGATTCGAGAAACTTCGCCGACTGGCTCAACAAGAGCGTCATGCCTGCCGAACTGAAGGGTTTTGCAGACAACTACCCAATTGAGTTcgagaagaaagaattcaGCCTGGCTCCTCCACGTCTGGATGACTGGATGACCAGGCGACTAAAAGAGTCCGCCGCCCACAAAGCGTCCGAAGTGGCTGACAAAACGTGGATTTCGGTCCAGCTTAAAGTACTGGACTTGCAGGACCGCTGGTCTATCTCCACCAGTTGA